One stretch of Fervidobacterium thailandense DNA includes these proteins:
- a CDS encoding ferritin-like domain-containing protein: MTGKDLLSIAVRIESAGFSYYSKLAGKTTGSLKSLFEELAQQEREHMKRFEELMRKYEADENFATWQNEEVLGYAEQYAKAFIFPELEKEEQEVPETIVAALRRAIEVEKDSIIYYNEIKSVVPDSKAVEEILREEKEHLRKLSEKLLSEDISMFSEGSMI; the protein is encoded by the coding sequence CAGGGAAAGACCTTCTTAGCATCGCAGTTCGTATCGAGAGTGCTGGCTTTAGCTACTACTCAAAGCTTGCCGGAAAAACAACGGGAAGCCTGAAAAGCCTTTTCGAGGAACTGGCTCAGCAAGAGAGGGAACACATGAAAAGATTTGAAGAACTCATGAGAAAGTACGAAGCCGATGAAAACTTCGCAACTTGGCAAAATGAAGAAGTTTTAGGATACGCAGAGCAATACGCAAAAGCGTTCATCTTCCCGGAACTTGAAAAAGAAGAGCAGGAGGTACCCGAAACTATCGTTGCAGCCTTAAGAAGGGCCATCGAAGTTGAGAAAGATTCCATCATCTACTACAACGAGATCAAGAGCGTGGTTCCAGATAGCAAGGCAGTCGAGGAGATACTCAGGGAGGAAAAAGAACATCTGAGAAAGTTGAGCGAAAAGCTCCTTAGTGAAGATATTTCGATGTTCAGCGAGGGAAGTATGATTTAA